Proteins from one Ahaetulla prasina isolate Xishuangbanna chromosome 2, ASM2864084v1, whole genome shotgun sequence genomic window:
- the SPCS1 gene encoding signal peptidase complex subunit 1, whose amino-acid sequence MMRRGKRTSNPVCSRSPALRQKAVLIKKPEEPVDCPSLGSPASDGNSQGDSSQPPESQLPPCRAEEPPLPPFPSESADGCRDLDDAAPLGTMLNFFRSIPTQMDYKGQKLAEQIFQGIILFSAVVGFIYGYITEQFGWTVYIVMAGFAISCLLTLPPWPIYRRNPLKWLPVQESAIDDKKPADRKVKRHPKN is encoded by the exons ATGATGAGGCGGGGCAAGAGGACGTCGAATCCGGTTTGCTCGAGATCGCCCGCCTTACGGCAGAAAGCCGTCTTGATCAAGAAGCCGGAAGAGCCCGTTGACTGTCCATCGCTCGGCTCTCCTGCCTCCGACGGCAACTCTCAGGGCGACTCTTCCCAGCCGCCGGAGAGCCAGCTTCCTCCCTGCAGAGCCGAGGAGCCCCCGCTGCCCCCCTTCCCCTCGGAAAGCGCTGACGGCTGCAGGGATCTAGACGACGCTGCTCCGCTGGGCACCATGCTCAACTTCTTCCGATCCATCCCGACGCAGATG gACTACAAAGGTCAAAAACTAGCAGAGCAGATTTTTCAAGGAATAATTCTTTTCTCTGCT GTGGTTGGCTTTATTTATGGATATATTACTGAACAGTTTGGCTGGACAGTTTACATAGTAATGGCTGGATTTGCTATATCGTGCCTG ctcACACTGCCTCCATGGCCCATTTACCGTCGCAATCCTCTGAAATGGCTCCCTGTTCAGGAATCTGCAATAGATGATAAGAAACCTGCAGACAGAAAAGTAAAGAGGCATCCTAAAAATTGA
- the GLT8D1 gene encoding glycosyltransferase 8 domain-containing protein 1, with translation MSLRKVNITILILVVVIFLLVLHHNFLGLSDLLKRELSDSNPLGFQPIDFIPEAPQRFIEKENDKEIPVVLTASEERLGGVIAAMNSIQQNTKSSVAFHIVTLNDTVDHLRSWLSKTSLKNVQYRILNFDSGMLAGKVRIDSKMPNSIKPLTFARFYLPNWVPNAEKAIYLDDDVIVQDDILELYNTPLQPGHAAAFSDDCDSTSNKFSIRGAGNQYNYMGFLDYKKELVRKLSIKASTCSFNPGVFVANLTEWKIQNVTKQLEKWMTLNVVEEIYSRTLAGSITTPPLLIVFYKLHSKINPMWNVRHLGSSAGNRYSPQFVKAAKLLHWNGHFKPWGRTASFADVWEKWYIPDPSGKFNLIRRHSEIYTAH, from the exons ATGTCATTAAGAAAAG TAAACATAACCATCCTCATATTGGTGGTTGTTATATTTCTGTTAGTGCTGCATCACAACTTTCTAGGTCTCAGTGATCTCTTAAAAAGAGAATTATCAG ATTCAAATCCACTAGGATTTCAGCCAATAGATTTTATACCTGAAGCTCCTCAAAGATTCATAGAGAAAGAAAATGACAAGGAAATTCCTGTGGTCCTTACGGCATCTGAAGAAAGGCTTGGTGGTGTAATTGCAGCTATGAATAGTATTCAGCAAAACACCAAATCCAGTGTTGCATTCcatattgtcactttgaacgacACTGTGGACCATCTGAG ATCATGGCTtagtaaaaccagtttaaaaaatgTTCAATACCGAATTTTGAATTTTGATTCTGGCATGCTGGCTGGAAAAGTACGAATAGACTCAAAGATGCCAAATTCCATAAAACCG CTGACCTTTGCAAGATTCTATCTACCTAACTGGGTCCCAAATGCAGAAAAGGCCATTTATTTGGATGATGATGTGATTGTACAAG ATGATATCCTCGAACTTTACAACACTCCATTGCAACCAGGCCATGCGGCGGCATTCTCAGATGACTGTGACTCTACCTCAAATAAGTTTTCTATCCGTGGAGCAGGAAATCAG tATAATTACATGGGATTTCTTGATTATAAAAAAGAACTGGTTCGGAAGCTGTCCATCAAAGCAAGCACCTGTTCTTTTAATCCTGGTGTGTTTGTTGCAAATCTAACGGAATGGAAAATACAAAATGTTACTAAGCAATTAGAGAAATGGATGACACTTAATGTTGT agaagaaatatatagcaGGACTCTTGCTGGAAGTATCACTACACCTCCTCTGCTAATTGTATTTTACAAACTACATTCAAAAATTAATCCTATGTGGAATGTTCGCCATCTTG GTTCAAGTGCCGGCAACAGATACTCGCCACAGTTTGTGAAAGCTGCCAAATTACTCCACTGGAATGGACATTTCAAACCCTGGGGGCGAACAGCATCTTTTGCAGATGTTTGGGAAAAATGGTACATTCCTGATCCTAGTGGCAAATTTAACCTGATTCGAAGGCACAGTGAAATTTACACAGCACATTAA